From Candidatus Polarisedimenticolaceae bacterium, a single genomic window includes:
- a CDS encoding superoxide dismutase family protein, producing MRTTVLFCAAMLAASPAALAKEKPPHAKATIEARSGSAVKGEAHFKVDDGGVEMKIRVTGLTPGPHAVHLHEKGDCSAPDAATAGGHWNPTGAPHGKWGHESKFHHGDIGNLVANAQGEAELEFETTLWTIGGDPGTNVVGKSVVIHEKVDDFTTQPTGAAGARIGCGVIR from the coding sequence ATGAGAACGACCGTCCTGTTCTGCGCCGCGATGCTCGCCGCCTCGCCCGCGGCGCTCGCGAAGGAGAAGCCGCCGCACGCCAAGGCGACGATCGAGGCGCGAAGCGGCAGCGCGGTGAAGGGAGAGGCCCATTTCAAGGTCGACGACGGCGGGGTGGAGATGAAGATCCGCGTGACGGGGCTCACGCCGGGCCCGCACGCCGTCCACCTCCACGAGAAGGGAGACTGCTCCGCCCCCGATGCCGCGACGGCGGGCGGACACTGGAATCCCACCGGGGCGCCCCACGGGAAGTGGGGGCACGAGTCGAAGTTCCACCACGGCGACATCGGCAACCTCGTCGCGAACGCCCAGGGCGAGGCCGAGCTCGAGTTCGAGACGACGCTCTGGACGATCGGCGGCGATCCGGGGACGAACGTCGTCGGGAAGTCCGTCGTGATCCACGAGAAGGTCGACGACTTCACGACGCAACCCACCGGAGCCGCCGGCGCGCGAATCGGATGCGGCGTGATCCGCTGA
- the ggt gene encoding gamma-glutamyltransferase — translation MKRALVLAAALATIPGSHASRGEGKMFATRSVVHARHGMVASSHPLATQIGLDVLKAGGTAVDAAIAVNAALGFLEPVACGIGGDLFALVWDAKTGTLHGLNASGRAPAAVRADAIPAEPDGTIPLFSPYAWTVPGAVDGWFALHAKFGRLPMKEVLAGPIRSAREGEPVPQVIAAAWARGGALHRDKPGFAAVFLPEGRAPRDGEVFRNPALAKAYELLAEQGRDGYYRGPIADALDAYSREVGGFLRKEDLAANRPTWVEPIATTYRGVTLYEIPPNGQGLAALEMLNLLEGFDLASMGRDSAEFWHVMIEAKKLAFEDRARFIADPEFAKVPIEGLLSKAYARERAKLLDRKRATARLEPGSPRFGSGDTTILVTADAAGNMVSLIQSNYAGFGSGYALAPYGFGLHNRGAQFDLKPGRANSLQPGKRPFHTIIPAFAMRDGKPWLAFGLMGGDMQPQGHVQVLVNLVDFGMNLQEAGDAPRFYHTDSSEPTGTLMTDGGVLALEPGVPAEVRRELARRGHRIQEQPAGAFGGYQAIARDPATGILSGASESRKDGCAAGY, via the coding sequence ATGAAACGGGCCCTGGTCCTGGCGGCGGCGCTCGCGACGATCCCGGGGAGCCATGCCTCCCGCGGAGAAGGAAAGATGTTCGCCACGCGCTCGGTGGTGCACGCCCGTCACGGAATGGTCGCCTCGTCCCATCCCCTGGCGACGCAGATCGGCCTCGACGTCCTGAAGGCCGGAGGAACCGCCGTCGATGCGGCGATCGCGGTGAACGCGGCGCTGGGGTTTCTCGAGCCGGTCGCCTGCGGCATCGGGGGCGATCTCTTCGCCCTCGTGTGGGACGCGAAGACCGGGACCCTGCACGGGCTCAACGCCTCCGGTCGCGCCCCCGCCGCCGTCCGTGCGGACGCGATCCCCGCGGAACCCGACGGCACGATTCCGCTCTTCTCCCCCTACGCCTGGACGGTCCCCGGAGCCGTGGACGGCTGGTTCGCCCTGCACGCGAAGTTCGGCCGCCTTCCGATGAAGGAGGTCCTCGCCGGACCGATCCGCTCCGCGCGCGAAGGGGAGCCGGTTCCGCAGGTGATCGCCGCCGCCTGGGCGCGCGGCGGCGCGCTGCACCGGGACAAGCCGGGGTTCGCGGCGGTCTTCCTTCCCGAGGGGCGCGCCCCGCGCGACGGGGAGGTCTTCCGGAATCCCGCGCTCGCGAAGGCTTACGAGCTTCTCGCGGAACAGGGACGCGACGGGTATTACCGCGGCCCGATCGCCGACGCGCTCGACGCGTATTCCCGGGAGGTCGGCGGGTTCCTGCGCAAGGAGGACCTCGCCGCCAACCGTCCGACCTGGGTCGAGCCGATCGCGACGACCTATCGCGGGGTCACCCTCTACGAGATCCCGCCCAACGGGCAGGGGCTCGCCGCCCTCGAGATGCTCAACCTCCTCGAGGGATTCGACCTCGCGTCGATGGGGCGCGACTCTGCGGAGTTCTGGCACGTGATGATCGAGGCGAAGAAGCTCGCCTTCGAGGACCGCGCCCGTTTCATCGCCGATCCGGAGTTCGCGAAGGTGCCGATCGAGGGGCTCCTCTCGAAAGCGTACGCCCGGGAGCGCGCGAAGCTCCTCGACCGCAAGCGCGCCACGGCGCGTCTCGAGCCGGGCTCGCCGCGATTCGGCTCGGGGGACACGACGATCCTCGTGACCGCGGACGCCGCGGGGAACATGGTCTCCCTCATCCAGAGCAACTACGCCGGGTTCGGCTCGGGGTACGCGCTCGCCCCCTACGGCTTCGGCCTGCACAACCGCGGCGCGCAGTTCGACCTGAAGCCCGGGCGCGCCAACTCCCTGCAGCCCGGCAAGCGCCCCTTCCACACGATCATCCCCGCGTTCGCGATGCGCGACGGGAAGCCCTGGCTCGCCTTCGGTCTCATGGGGGGCGACATGCAGCCCCAGGGGCACGTGCAGGTCCTCGTGAACCTCGTCGACTTCGGGATGAACCTGCAGGAGGCGGGCGACGCGCCGCGCTTCTACCATACCGACTCGTCGGAGCCGACGGGCACGCTCATGACCGACGGCGGCGTGCTCGCCCTCGAGCCCGGGGTCCCCGCCGAGGTGCGGCGCGAGCTCGCCCGGCGCGGGCACAGGATCCAGGAGCAACCCGCGGGGGCGTTCGGCGGGTACCAGGCGATCGCGCGGGACCCCGCGACCGGGATCCTCTCGGGGGCCAGCGAGTCCCGGAAGGACGGGTGCGCGGCCGGGTATTAG
- a CDS encoding insulinase family protein: MLAPLLLAVSSWGVGPGTTVAFLEDRRAPIVTLVVQVPAGTHLPWARERDLETAWTSQSRDPEGALRARADALAVDLSLGVGPRSATLRATFLRDDLDDAVALLRDVLSNRALDEEELKTRRRAFRFEREAVERTTDFRIGLELAKRLYEPGDPRRAEWDDPLTPSADAGRLVAARDAALRLPGRIVGFAGALSREEAELQFGRLGLPDVGEAPSGMHPEYRPMRAPGPEVASIPVRKLTQVYFGYGRAAPAWTDPDDAAFQIADHVLGGHFYSRLSVALRHQRGDTYGAWTEDSTGAVAGWVVAKTFTRAGNAEATEAHLREVVKRLHEQGISEEERAAAAGYLLGRRAFAKQSPEQVLTTWMNERTLGLPVGFFDARAQRAASIPLEEIQRFVRRFYDPKDWGLVRIVPSN; this comes from the coding sequence ATGCTCGCGCCGCTGCTGCTCGCCGTCTCCTCCTGGGGAGTCGGTCCTGGGACGACCGTCGCGTTCCTCGAGGACCGGCGCGCCCCGATCGTCACGCTCGTCGTGCAGGTTCCGGCGGGGACGCACCTCCCCTGGGCGCGCGAGCGCGACCTCGAGACGGCCTGGACGAGCCAGTCCCGCGACCCCGAGGGGGCGCTGCGCGCCCGCGCCGACGCGCTGGCGGTGGACCTTTCGCTCGGCGTCGGTCCGAGGAGCGCGACCCTGCGCGCGACGTTCCTGCGGGACGACCTCGACGACGCCGTCGCCCTGCTGCGGGACGTGTTGTCGAATCGCGCCCTCGACGAGGAGGAGTTGAAGACGCGTCGGCGCGCCTTCCGGTTCGAGCGCGAGGCCGTCGAGCGCACGACCGATTTCCGCATCGGCCTCGAGCTCGCGAAGCGGCTCTACGAGCCCGGCGATCCGCGGCGGGCCGAGTGGGACGACCCGTTGACGCCCTCGGCCGACGCCGGGCGCCTCGTCGCCGCCCGCGACGCCGCGCTGAGGCTCCCGGGGCGGATCGTCGGTTTCGCGGGGGCGCTCTCTCGCGAGGAGGCCGAGCTGCAGTTCGGCCGGCTGGGGTTGCCGGACGTCGGCGAGGCGCCTTCCGGGATGCATCCCGAATACCGGCCGATGCGCGCGCCCGGGCCGGAGGTGGCGAGCATCCCCGTCCGCAAGCTCACCCAGGTCTATTTCGGCTACGGGCGCGCCGCGCCCGCGTGGACCGACCCCGACGACGCGGCGTTCCAGATCGCCGACCACGTCCTCGGCGGGCATTTCTACTCGCGGCTGTCGGTGGCGCTGCGCCACCAGCGCGGCGACACCTACGGGGCGTGGACGGAAGACTCGACCGGAGCCGTCGCAGGGTGGGTCGTCGCGAAGACCTTCACGCGCGCCGGGAACGCCGAGGCGACCGAGGCTCACCTGCGCGAGGTGGTGAAGCGGCTTCACGAGCAGGGGATCAGCGAGGAGGAGCGCGCGGCGGCCGCGGGGTACCTCCTCGGGCGGCGCGCATTCGCGAAGCAGTCCCCCGAGCAGGTGCTCACCACGTGGATGAACGAGCGGACCCTGGGGTTGCCCGTGGGGTTTTTCGACGCGAGGGCGCAGCGCGCGGCGTCGATCCCTCTGGAAGAGATCCAGCGCTTCGTCCGGCGCTTCTACGACCCGAAGGACTGGGGGCTGGTGCGGATCGTCCCCTCGAATTGA
- a CDS encoding TRAP transporter TatT component family protein, protein MRRDPLKVACAAALVATLVAPGCSVRTFAIRKLGDALASSGTTYASDDDPELVRDAVPFALKTIEGLLAEVPDHPGLLLAAASGFTQYAYAFVQQDADALEDVDLEAARAQRVRAKKLFLRARGYGLRGLEGGGRESVPLLYWTAAAWGAAIANGKDDLGLVADQGKVEELLRRAEAIDPDWGEGSLLELRAAFDAGRSEAAGGSRARARAAYARAAELSGGDRASAFVGLAESVSVPEQNRSEFDALLAKALAVDVDRRPEWRLANLVAQRRARWLLSRTEALFY, encoded by the coding sequence ATGCGGCGTGATCCGCTGAAGGTCGCGTGCGCCGCGGCGCTGGTCGCGACACTCGTCGCGCCGGGGTGCTCGGTGCGCACGTTCGCGATCCGCAAGCTCGGCGACGCGCTCGCGAGCTCGGGCACGACCTACGCCTCCGACGACGACCCCGAGCTCGTCCGCGACGCCGTGCCGTTCGCGCTGAAGACGATCGAAGGGCTGCTCGCGGAGGTCCCCGATCACCCGGGGCTCCTGCTCGCCGCCGCGAGCGGGTTCACGCAGTACGCGTACGCCTTCGTGCAGCAGGACGCCGACGCCCTCGAGGACGTCGACCTCGAGGCCGCACGCGCGCAGCGCGTCCGCGCGAAGAAGCTCTTCCTGCGCGCGCGGGGGTACGGACTGCGGGGGCTCGAGGGCGGAGGCCGGGAGTCGGTGCCGCTGCTCTACTGGACCGCGGCCGCGTGGGGCGCCGCGATCGCGAACGGCAAGGACGATCTCGGTCTCGTGGCCGACCAGGGGAAAGTCGAGGAGCTGCTGCGCCGCGCGGAGGCGATCGACCCGGACTGGGGGGAGGGATCGCTCCTCGAGCTGCGGGCCGCCTTCGACGCCGGACGCTCCGAGGCCGCCGGCGGCTCGCGCGCGCGGGCCCGGGCCGCCTACGCGCGTGCCGCGGAGCTTTCGGGGGGCGACCGTGCCTCCGCCTTCGTCGGGCTCGCCGAGAGCGTGAGCGTGCCCGAGCAGAACCGGAGCGAGTTCGACGCGCTGCTCGCGAAGGCCCTCGCCGTCGACGTGGATCGGCGCCCGGAGTGGCGCCTGGCCAACCTGGTGGCCCAGCGGCGCGCGCGCTGGTTGCTCTCGCGCACCGAGGCGCTGTTCTACTGA
- the hemN gene encoding oxygen-independent coproporphyrinogen III oxidase has protein sequence MSQTPRITLDILRKYDRPGPRYTSYPTAVEFHEGFDAPAYLERLAGANRQNAPLSLYAHLPFCEHRCAFCGCHVVITKERAVVDKYLERLHREIDMLAEHLPDRRRVTQHHWGGGTPTHLEPDQIEALYRKITGHFELDPTGEIAIEADPRVTTRAQIDLLRAIGFNRVSMGVQDFDPEVQVAIDRNQSEAQSRELYDYCRSKDFHSINIDLIYGLPKQTIEHFSDTIRSVIRMRPDRVALYSFAHIPWKSAQQKWIDPSDLPAPELKLALFVAARDLFLDAGYAEIGMDHFAVPEDELATARRDRRLHRNFMGYTVKMGTDMLAVGVSGIGDVQGAFAQNEKKLSSYYAALDAGKFPIERGYALDADDLLRREFITRLMCNLWVDVREIEREFGISFAEYFAAELAELNRPDGPVEHGFVEIAPDHVEVLGLGRFFVRNIAMTFDRYLKSKLGEKPMFSRTV, from the coding sequence ATGAGCCAGACGCCCCGGATCACGCTCGACATCCTCCGGAAATACGACCGCCCCGGACCCCGATACACCTCCTACCCGACCGCGGTCGAGTTCCACGAGGGGTTCGACGCGCCGGCCTACCTCGAGCGCCTCGCCGGGGCGAACCGCCAGAACGCACCCCTTTCCCTGTACGCGCACCTTCCGTTCTGCGAGCACCGGTGCGCCTTCTGCGGCTGCCACGTGGTGATCACGAAGGAGCGGGCGGTCGTCGACAAGTATCTCGAGCGCCTCCACCGCGAGATCGACATGCTCGCGGAGCACCTCCCGGACCGACGCAGGGTCACCCAGCACCACTGGGGCGGCGGCACCCCGACCCACCTCGAGCCCGACCAGATCGAGGCCCTCTACCGGAAGATCACCGGCCACTTCGAGCTCGACCCCACGGGGGAGATCGCGATCGAGGCCGACCCGCGCGTCACCACGCGCGCGCAGATCGACCTTCTCCGCGCGATCGGCTTCAACCGCGTCTCCATGGGCGTGCAGGACTTCGACCCCGAGGTCCAGGTCGCCATCGACCGGAATCAGTCCGAGGCGCAGTCGCGCGAGCTCTACGACTACTGCCGCTCGAAGGACTTCCACTCGATCAACATCGACCTGATCTACGGCCTGCCGAAACAGACGATCGAGCACTTCTCCGACACCATCCGCTCGGTCATCCGGATGCGCCCCGACCGCGTGGCGCTCTACTCCTTCGCGCACATCCCCTGGAAGAGCGCGCAGCAGAAGTGGATCGACCCGAGCGATCTTCCCGCCCCCGAGCTGAAGCTCGCCCTGTTCGTCGCGGCGCGCGACCTTTTCCTCGACGCCGGCTACGCCGAGATCGGCATGGACCACTTCGCGGTCCCCGAGGACGAGCTCGCGACCGCCCGGCGCGACCGCCGCCTCCACCGGAACTTCATGGGGTACACGGTCAAGATGGGCACGGACATGCTGGCGGTCGGCGTCTCCGGGATCGGCGACGTGCAGGGGGCCTTCGCGCAGAATGAGAAGAAGCTCTCGAGCTACTACGCCGCCCTGGACGCCGGGAAGTTCCCGATCGAGCGCGGATACGCTCTCGACGCGGACGACCTCCTCCGTCGCGAGTTCATCACCCGCCTGATGTGCAACCTCTGGGTGGACGTGCGCGAGATCGAACGCGAGTTCGGGATCTCGTTCGCGGAGTATTTCGCCGCCGAGCTCGCGGAGCTCAACCGCCCGGACGGCCCGGTGGAGCACGGCTTCGTCGAGATCGCGCCCGACCACGTCGAGGTCCTGGGCCTCGGGCGCTTCTTCGTCCGGAACATCGCGATGACCTTCGACCGTTACCTGAAATCGAAGCTCGGCGAAAAGCCGATGTTCTCCCGAACGGTGTAG
- a CDS encoding urocanate hydratase — translation MLDRIAEGIPDTLPPMPAWDPEVNHAPARRQVLTAAERELALRNALRYFPPHLHEALAPEFAGELADRGRIYMYRYRPTSYPMKAHPIDAYPARSRKAAAIMLMIQNNLDPAVAQHPHELVTYGGNGTVFQNWAQYRLVMKYLSEMTDEQTLVLYSGHPLGLFPSSPEAPRVVVTCGMVIPNHSTPDDYERLAALGVTSYGQMTAGSFMYIGPQGIVHGTTITLLNAGRKILGTGEAGLAGRVFVTSGLGGMSGAQAKAAVIAGAVGVVAEVNPKPLKLRHEQGWVSEVETDLDRLLARVERARGAKEAASIGFLGNVVDLWERLAAAGVAVELGSDQTSLHNPYGGGYYPAGLSFEASNAMMKDDPAGFRERVHASLRRHVEAVDVLAARGMYFWDYGNAFLLEASRAGAPVLREDGSFRYPSYVEDIMGPICFDYGFGPYRWVCTSGEASDLDATDAIAGDVLAAMAAQAPGEIREQMLDNLRWIREAKRNRLVVGSQARILYADAEGRTRIALAMNRAIRDGRVKAPIVLGRDHHDVSGTDSPYRETSHLRDGSSLTADMAVHNVLGDAFRGATWVSLHNGGGVGWGEAINGGFGMVIDGTDDADRRIRAMLHWDVNNGIARRAWARHEGAGFAIRRAMENESRLRVTLPHVADADLVRRAIDAEGGSR, via the coding sequence ATGCTGGATCGGATCGCCGAAGGGATTCCGGACACGCTCCCTCCGATGCCCGCCTGGGACCCGGAGGTCAATCACGCCCCCGCCCGCCGCCAGGTCCTCACGGCGGCCGAACGCGAGCTCGCGCTGCGCAACGCCCTGCGCTACTTCCCCCCGCACCTGCACGAGGCGCTGGCCCCCGAGTTCGCGGGCGAGCTCGCCGACCGGGGCCGGATCTACATGTACCGGTACCGGCCGACCTCCTATCCGATGAAGGCGCACCCGATCGACGCCTACCCCGCGCGCTCGCGGAAGGCGGCGGCGATCATGCTGATGATCCAGAACAACCTCGACCCCGCCGTCGCGCAGCACCCCCACGAGCTCGTGACCTACGGTGGGAACGGGACGGTCTTCCAGAACTGGGCGCAGTACCGGCTCGTGATGAAGTACCTCTCGGAGATGACCGACGAGCAGACGCTCGTCCTCTACTCCGGCCATCCGCTCGGCCTGTTTCCCTCGAGTCCCGAGGCGCCCAGGGTCGTGGTCACGTGCGGGATGGTGATCCCGAACCACTCGACCCCGGACGACTACGAGCGCCTCGCCGCGCTCGGGGTGACCTCGTACGGCCAGATGACCGCCGGGTCGTTCATGTACATCGGGCCGCAGGGGATCGTGCACGGGACGACGATCACCCTGCTCAACGCGGGGAGGAAGATCCTCGGCACCGGCGAGGCGGGACTCGCCGGGCGCGTCTTCGTGACCTCCGGCCTCGGCGGGATGAGCGGCGCGCAGGCGAAGGCGGCGGTGATCGCCGGCGCGGTCGGGGTCGTCGCCGAGGTGAACCCGAAGCCGCTGAAGCTGCGCCACGAGCAGGGGTGGGTCTCGGAGGTCGAGACCGACCTCGATCGCCTTCTCGCCCGGGTCGAGCGCGCGCGCGGGGCGAAGGAGGCCGCCTCGATCGGATTCCTCGGGAACGTCGTGGACCTGTGGGAACGCCTCGCCGCGGCGGGCGTCGCCGTCGAGCTCGGCTCCGACCAGACCTCGCTGCACAACCCCTACGGGGGCGGGTATTACCCGGCGGGGCTCTCGTTCGAGGCGTCGAACGCCATGATGAAGGACGATCCCGCGGGGTTCCGCGAGCGCGTGCACGCGTCGCTGCGCCGTCACGTCGAGGCGGTCGACGTGCTCGCCGCGCGAGGCATGTACTTCTGGGACTACGGGAACGCGTTCCTGCTCGAGGCCTCGCGCGCCGGAGCGCCGGTCCTGCGCGAGGACGGCTCCTTCCGTTACCCCTCGTACGTCGAGGACATCATGGGGCCGATCTGCTTCGATTACGGGTTCGGCCCCTACCGCTGGGTATGCACGAGCGGCGAGGCGTCGGACCTCGACGCCACCGACGCGATCGCGGGCGACGTCCTCGCCGCGATGGCCGCCCAGGCCCCGGGAGAGATCCGGGAGCAGATGCTCGACAACCTGCGCTGGATCCGCGAGGCGAAGCGCAACCGCCTCGTCGTCGGCTCGCAGGCGCGCATCCTCTACGCCGACGCGGAGGGGAGGACGCGGATCGCCCTCGCGATGAACCGCGCGATCCGGGACGGGCGGGTGAAGGCGCCGATCGTGCTCGGCCGGGACCACCACGACGTCTCGGGGACCGATTCCCCTTACCGCGAGACCTCGCACCTGCGCGACGGCTCGAGCCTCACCGCCGACATGGCGGTCCACAACGTCCTCGGCGACGCCTTCCGCGGCGCCACGTGGGTGAGCCTGCACAACGGCGGCGGGGTCGGATGGGGCGAGGCGATCAACGGCGGCTTCGGCATGGTGATCGACGGCACCGACGACGCCGACCGCCGGATCCGCGCGATGCTCCACTGGGACGTGAACAACGGAATCGCACGGCGCGCCTGGGCCCGCCACGAGGGGGCCGGCTTCGCGATCCGCCGCGCGATGGAGAACGAATCCCGCCTGAGGGTCACGCTGCCGCACGTCGCGGACGCGGATCTGGTCCGCCGCGCGATCGATGCCGAAGGAGGCTCCCGATGA
- the dctP gene encoding TRAP transporter substrate-binding protein DctP: MRRPIVLALILGAGALGLGQAPANRSVEIKLATVIPEGSSWHRILQDMGEKWKSAPAGGVKLRIFAGGIAGDEPDAVSKLRIGQFHAASLSTEGLAQIDPSLRAFQIPMMFRSYEELDHARAALRPLLEKRLADRGFLVLNWGDGGWVCFFTKDPAPNPAALRPQPIFVWGGDNAGVELYKKAGFRPVPLASNEILPSLQTGLIRAVPTTPLLALASQWFALAPNMTEVRWAPLIGATVVTKRAWDQIPEAAKPALLEAAREAGERLKAEIRGSNEEAIARMKERGLKVVTPSAADLAAWQAIAEANWGDIRGRIVPADVFDAVRKDVEAYRANAR; the protein is encoded by the coding sequence ATGCGACGACCGATCGTCTTGGCTCTGATTCTCGGCGCGGGCGCCCTCGGGCTCGGCCAGGCCCCCGCGAACCGGTCGGTCGAAATCAAGCTGGCGACCGTGATCCCCGAGGGGTCGTCCTGGCACCGGATCCTCCAGGACATGGGCGAGAAGTGGAAATCGGCGCCCGCCGGCGGGGTGAAGCTGAGGATCTTCGCCGGCGGCATCGCGGGGGACGAGCCCGACGCCGTGTCGAAGCTGAGGATCGGCCAGTTCCATGCGGCGTCGCTCTCCACCGAAGGGCTCGCGCAGATCGACCCGTCGTTGCGGGCGTTCCAGATTCCGATGATGTTCCGGTCGTACGAGGAGCTCGACCACGCGCGCGCGGCGCTCCGGCCGCTGCTCGAGAAACGGCTCGCGGACCGGGGGTTCCTCGTCCTCAACTGGGGGGACGGCGGCTGGGTCTGCTTCTTCACGAAGGACCCCGCGCCGAACCCCGCGGCGCTGCGCCCGCAGCCGATCTTCGTGTGGGGGGGCGACAACGCCGGGGTGGAGCTCTACAAGAAGGCCGGGTTTCGTCCCGTCCCGCTCGCCTCGAACGAGATTCTCCCGTCGCTGCAGACCGGGCTGATCCGCGCGGTTCCGACGACGCCGCTGCTCGCACTGGCCTCGCAGTGGTTCGCGCTCGCTCCGAACATGACCGAGGTCCGTTGGGCGCCGCTCATCGGCGCGACCGTCGTCACGAAACGCGCGTGGGACCAGATCCCCGAGGCGGCGAAGCCCGCGCTGCTCGAGGCGGCCCGCGAGGCGGGGGAGAGGCTGAAGGCCGAGATCCGCGGGTCGAACGAGGAGGCGATCGCGCGCATGAAGGAACGAGGTCTCAAGGTCGTGACCCCGTCGGCGGCGGACCTCGCGGCGTGGCAGGCGATCGCCGAGGCGAACTGGGGGGACATCCGCGGGAGGATCGTCCCCGCCGACGTCTTCGACGCCGTGCGCAAGGACGTCGAGGCGTATCGCGCGAACGCTCGATGA
- a CDS encoding TRAP transporter large permease subunit, with protein sequence MIARVLRALHAFEDGLVAACLLLMAAIPLAEIVLRKATGTGITGATPIVQHLTLVAAMFGGALAAREGKLLSLSTGVDLFPPRARATANGIAGGVAAGISAALARAAADVVLAERGSPAIVAFGVPVWVVQLALPTGFAIVAVRLATGASESTRGRLLAAGIGIGVFVALLRASPTTLFWPGMATLAIATALGAPVFTTLGGAALLLFRQADVPIAAVPVETYRMTRQAMLPTIPLFTLAGYFLAEGGASQRLVRVFQELTGWMRGGPAIATVLVCAFFTSFTGASGVTILALGGLLMPVLVAARYSERRALGLLTGAGSLGLLFPPSLPVILYGITAKTPVDEMFLGGLLPGFVMLGFAGVFGVILQGGGAASRPPFDPRAAADAVWQAKWELALPVVVLVGLFGGFATLVEVAAATALYAFVVETFVYRDLRVRGDLRRVAAKCGVLMGGVLLILGVALGFTNYLIDAEIPTRGVAWVQGIVASPAMFLLLLNAFLLVVGCLMDIFSAIVVVVPLIAPIGAAYGIDPVHLGVIFLANMELGYLTPPVGMNLFLASYRFEKPLPEVYRATVPMLAVLLASVLLITYVPWLTSALR encoded by the coding sequence ATGATCGCGAGGGTCCTGCGCGCGCTTCACGCCTTCGAGGACGGCCTCGTCGCGGCGTGCCTGCTCCTGATGGCCGCGATTCCCCTCGCGGAGATCGTCCTTCGCAAGGCCACGGGGACCGGGATCACGGGCGCGACGCCGATCGTGCAGCATCTCACCCTCGTCGCCGCCATGTTCGGCGGCGCCCTCGCCGCCCGCGAAGGAAAGCTGCTGTCGCTGTCGACGGGGGTGGACCTGTTTCCCCCGCGCGCCCGCGCGACCGCGAACGGGATCGCGGGCGGCGTCGCCGCGGGGATCTCGGCGGCGCTCGCCCGCGCGGCGGCGGACGTCGTCCTGGCGGAGCGAGGCTCGCCCGCCATCGTCGCCTTCGGAGTTCCCGTCTGGGTCGTCCAGCTCGCCCTCCCGACCGGCTTCGCGATCGTCGCGGTGCGCCTCGCGACCGGCGCCTCGGAGTCGACGCGGGGTCGGCTCCTCGCCGCGGGGATCGGGATCGGCGTCTTCGTCGCGCTCCTCCGGGCCTCCCCGACGACGCTCTTCTGGCCGGGGATGGCGACGCTCGCGATCGCGACCGCGCTCGGCGCCCCGGTCTTCACGACGCTCGGCGGGGCGGCGCTGCTGCTGTTCCGCCAGGCCGACGTCCCGATCGCCGCGGTTCCGGTCGAGACGTACCGGATGACGCGTCAGGCGATGCTCCCCACGATTCCGCTCTTCACCCTCGCGGGGTACTTCCTCGCGGAGGGGGGCGCGTCGCAGCGCCTCGTCCGCGTGTTCCAGGAGCTCACCGGATGGATGCGCGGCGGCCCCGCGATCGCGACCGTGCTCGTCTGCGCCTTCTTCACGTCGTTCACCGGGGCCTCGGGGGTGACGATCCTCGCCCTGGGCGGACTGCTGATGCCGGTCCTCGTCGCGGCGCGGTACTCGGAGCGAAGGGCCCTCGGGCTTCTGACGGGAGCGGGGTCGCTGGGACTGCTCTTCCCGCCGAGCCTCCCCGTGATCCTGTACGGCATCACCGCGAAGACCCCCGTCGACGAGATGTTCCTCGGGGGCCTGCTCCCGGGCTTCGTGATGCTCGGCTTCGCCGGGGTGTTCGGCGTGATCCTGCAGGGCGGAGGGGCCGCCTCGCGGCCGCCGTTCGATCCGCGCGCCGCGGCGGACGCGGTGTGGCAGGCGAAGTGGGAGCTTGCCCTCCCGGTCGTGGTCCTGGTCGGGTTGTTCGGCGGCTTCGCGACCCTCGTCGAGGTCGCCGCCGCGACGGCGCTGTACGCCTTCGTCGTCGAGACGTTCGTCTACCGCGACCTGAGGGTGCGCGGGGACCTGCGTCGGGTCGCGGCGAAGTGCGGCGTGTTGATGGGGGGCGTCCTGCTGATCCTCGGCGTCGCCCTCGGCTTCACCAACTACCTGATCGACGCGGAGATCCCGACCCGCGGCGTCGCGTGGGTCCAGGGGATCGTCGCGTCGCCGGCGATGTTCCTGCTCCTGCTCAACGCCTTCCTGCTCGTGGTCGGCTGCCTGATGGACATCTTCTCGGCGATCGTCGTGGTCGTGCCCCTGATCGCGCCGATCGGTGCGGCGTACGGGATCGATCCCGTCCACCTCGGCGTGATCTTCCTCGCGAACATGGAGCTCGGCTACCTCACCCCGCCCGTCGGAATGAACCTCTTCCTGGCCTCGTACCGGTTCGAGAAGCCCCTGCCGGAGGTCTACCGGGCGACGGTGCCGATGCTGGCGGTCCTGCTGGCGTCGGTGCTGCTGATCACCTACGTCCCGTGGTTGACGTCGGCGCTGCGATAG